Part of the Nitrospiraceae bacterium genome is shown below.
CGTTACGACGTGCAGATTGCCATCCACACCGACACCTTGAATGAAGCCGGTTTCGTGGAGGACACGATCAAAGCGTTCAAGGGTCGGACGATCCACTCCTTCCACACGGAAGGTGCCGGTGGTGGGCACGCGCCCGATATCATTAAGGTCTGCGGTCAGCCCAATGTGCTGCCGTCCTCGACCAACCCGACGATGCCGTTCACCGTGAATACCATGGACGAGCATCTCGACATGCTGATCGTGTGCCACCATCTGAACAAGCGTGTGCCGGAAGACGTGGCGTTTGCCGAATCGCGCATCCGGCGCGAAACCATTGCGGCAGAAGACGTGCTGCATGATTTGGGGGCCATCAGCATGATGTCGTCCGACTCACAGGCGATGGGGCGGCTAGGAGAAGTGATCATCCGAACCTGGCAGACGGCCCATAAGATGAAAGTGCAGCGGGGACATCTGTCGGCTGGTGGAGGGAAGGACTCGTCACAGAACGACAATTTTCGGGCCAAACGCTACGTAGCCAAGTACACCATCAATCCGGCAATCACGCACGGGATTGCCCATGAGGTCGGATCCGTGGAAACCGGAAAGATTGCGGATCTTGTGATCTGGAAACCAGCCTTCTTCGGCGTCAAACCTGAAATGGTCCTCAAGAGCGGGTTCATTGCGCAGGCCCAGATGGGGGACCCGAACGCCTCGATCCCGACGCCGGAACCGATCATCAGCCGGCCGATGTTTGGGTCGTTCGGGCGGGCTCTGTCCAGCACCAGCATGACCTTCCTGTCGCAGGCCGGATTGGATCGGGAAATTCCCAAGAAGCTCGGTCTTCAGAAACGCGTGGCCGCGGTGAAGAATTGTCGGAGTGTGAAGAAGCGCGATTTGAAGCTGAACGACTATCTGCCCAAGATAGAGGTCGATCCCGAAACCTATGTCGTCACGGCGGACGGTGTGCGGCTGACCTGCGAGCCGGCGGCGGTGCTCCCGATGGCGCAGCGGTATTTTTTATTTTAGGCTGGGGGCATGGGGCTAGGGGCGAGAGGACATACTGTCTGAACCCCTTGCCTCTCGCCGGAATACGATATGAACACCATTTCGCTCATACAGGGCCTTCGTTTCATCGACAGTTTCTTCCCCTCCGGCGGCTATGCCTACTCATCGGGACTCGAGGCGGCGATACAAGCTGGCGCGGTGAAAGACAGTGTTGGGCTATCCCGGTATGTCGAAGACCTATTGCACAGCGGAATGAGCCGGCGCGAGGCTCTCGCGGCGAAAATAGCAAACGAGGCTGGGTTAGCGGGACATCTTGAGAAGGCACTGAAGGTCGATCTCGAGCTAGAATCCATGAAGACCGGCCGCGAAACGCGCTTGGCCAGCCGCCAGATGGGACGGCAGGTCATCAAGATTGCGGCTGAGCAGGCGGAAGGGAAGGCAATCTTGAAGAAGTATCTCGCCAAAGTGGTGGCAGGCCAAACCCCCGGTCACTTAGCAGTGAGCTTAGGGCTGACACTCGGCGCCGCTGGTTGGAAGAGCGAGGAGACCGTCGCAGTCTTCTTGTACCAAACAGCGGTGGGATTCGTGTCGGCTGCGATGCGACTGCTTCCGATCGGGCAGCGTGAAGGCCAACGCGTGCTTGATGGCTGGCTCCCACTGATCGGCCGAATCAGCCGACAAGCCAGAACCGGGGCTGGATTGAGTTCCTGGTCGCCGGTCCAGGATATCTATGGGATGCGCCATGGCCAATTGGAGTGGAGGTTGTTTCGGTCATAAGGGGAGCAGATGGCTGATGGCGTATAGCACGAACGAAATCCTGATTAGATGTTAGGTTTTGTTTCTGCTATATGCCATACGCTATAAGCTATCAGCTCTTCACTTGTGCCATAAGCTCTTCGAGGACTCATGCATCGAGCCGATGAACATCATAGTG
Proteins encoded:
- the ureC gene encoding urease subunit alpha, translating into IGGGTGPATGTNATTCTPGPWNIYRMLEASDGIPINLGFLGKGNSSQPEGLNEQIEAGAIGLKLHEDWGTTPAAIDTCLSVAERYDVQIAIHTDTLNEAGFVEDTIKAFKGRTIHSFHTEGAGGGHAPDIIKVCGQPNVLPSSTNPTMPFTVNTMDEHLDMLIVCHHLNKRVPEDVAFAESRIRRETIAAEDVLHDLGAISMMSSDSQAMGRLGEVIIRTWQTAHKMKVQRGHLSAGGGKDSSQNDNFRAKRYVAKYTINPAITHGIAHEVGSVETGKIADLVIWKPAFFGVKPEMVLKSGFIAQAQMGDPNASIPTPEPIISRPMFGSFGRALSSTSMTFLSQAGLDREIPKKLGLQKRVAAVKNCRSVKKRDLKLNDYLPKIEVDPETYVVTADGVRLTCEPAAVLPMAQRYFLF
- a CDS encoding urease accessory UreF family protein translates to MNTISLIQGLRFIDSFFPSGGYAYSSGLEAAIQAGAVKDSVGLSRYVEDLLHSGMSRREALAAKIANEAGLAGHLEKALKVDLELESMKTGRETRLASRQMGRQVIKIAAEQAEGKAILKKYLAKVVAGQTPGHLAVSLGLTLGAAGWKSEETVAVFLYQTAVGFVSAAMRLLPIGQREGQRVLDGWLPLIGRISRQARTGAGLSSWSPVQDIYGMRHGQLEWRLFRS